Proteins from a single region of Oryza brachyantha chromosome 6, ObraRS2, whole genome shotgun sequence:
- the LOC102701460 gene encoding cinnamoyl-CoA reductase 1-like: METMEDAAAAAGKEIRMKRRTVCVTGAGGFVASWLVRRLLSSGDHVVVHGTVRDPSDPKNDHLRAMDGAGERLRLFKADVLDHASVAAAVAGCGGVFHVASPVPSAKPHNPDAEILAPAVAGTRNVLKACREANVRRVVVVSSAAAVMLNPACPNDGVLDEDAWSDEHYCRATENWYCLSKTLAEREAWRYAADSNADMDVVTVCPPLILGPLLQSTVNTSSSILINLLNGDREAVAEDKRRNAVDVRDVADALALAYENTAASGRLICSAYNLKTSEMAGIVRRFCPDINSPKFVDGEDERVLSSEKLQKLGWKFRAVEECLRDSVRSYKTAGILK; encoded by the exons ATGGAGACCAtggaggacgccgccgccgccgcagggaAGGAGATAAGGATGAAGAGGAGGACGGTGTGcgtcaccggcgccggcggcttcgTCGCCTCGTGGCTcgtgcgccgcctcctctcctcgggCGACCACGTCGTCGTGCATGGCACTGTCCGCGACCCAA GTGACCCCAAGAACGATCACCTGAGGGCGATGGACGGCGCCGGGGAGCGGCTGCGGCTGTTCAAGGCCGACGTGCTGGACCACGCAAGCgtggcggccgccgtcgccggttgCGGCGGCGTCTTCCACGTCGCCAGCCCCGTCCCCTCCGCCAAGCCCCACAACCCCGAC GCGGAGATTCTGgctccggcggtggcgggcacGCGGAACGTGCTCAAGGCCTGCCGCGAGGCGAacgtccgccgcgtcgtcgtcgtctcctccgccgccgccgtcatgcTCAACCCCGCCTGCCCCAACGACGGCGTCCTCGACGAGGACGCGTGGTCCGACGAGCACTACTGCCGAGCCACCGAG AACTGGTACTGCCTCTCCAAGACGCTCGCCGAACGCGAGGCATGGCGCTACGCGGCGGACAGCAACGCCGACATGGACGTCGTCACCGTCTGTCCGCCATTGATTCTTGGACCTCTGCTGCAGTCGACAGTGAACACCAGCAGCTCCATCCTCATCAACCTGCTCAATG GTGACCGGGAGGCCGTGGCCGAGGACAAGAGGAGGAACGCGGTGGACGTgcgcgacgtcgccgacgcgcTCGCCCTGGCGTACGAGAACACGGCGGCGTCCGGCCGGCTCATCTGCAGCGCGTACAACCTGAAGACATCTGAGATGGCCGGCATCGTCAGGCGCTTCTGCCCAGATATCAATTCCCCAAA GTTTGTGGATGGGGAGGACGAGAGGGTGCTGAGCTCGGAGAAGCTGCAGAAGCTGGGGTGGAAGTTCAGGGCCGTGGAGGAATGTCTGAGGGACAGCGTGCGATCCTACAAGACTGCTGGGATCCTGAAATGA
- the LOC102703314 gene encoding cinnamoyl-CoA reductase 1-like, which yields MAARQTVCVTGAGGFIGSWHVRLLLSGGHYTVRGTLRDPGDGKHAHLRALEGAKERLQLFKADLLDYDSIASAVAGCEGVFHVASPVPSSRSTNPEAEVIAHAVTGTLNVLKACYEAKVKRVVVVSSCTAVFINPNWPKDKAFNEDSWSDEDICRKNQDWYYLSKTLAEREAYVYAAKTGLDIVTVCPSLVIGPLMQSTANTTSKILINYFKGDRETVENRLWNVVDVRDVANALLLTYENSGASGRYICNSAPVKVSDMINVLRNLYLTYTYPRNFVDVEEALTASSEKLQKLGWTFRATEETLRDSVESYQAFGILG from the exons ATGGCCGCGAGGCAGACGGTGTGCGTGACCGGCGCCGGAGGCTTCATCGGCTCGTGGCACGTCAGGCTGCTCCTCTCCGGTGGCCACTACACGGTCCGCGGCACCCTGCGCGATCCAG GTGATGGCAAGCATGCTCATCTGAGGGCGCTAGAAGGAGCAAAGGAGAGGTTGCAGCTGTTCAAAGCTGATCTGTTGGATTATGACAGCATAGCTTCAGCAGTTGCCGGCTGTGAGGGCGTCTTCCATGTCGCCAGCCCTGTACCCTCTAGTCGATCGACAAACCCAGAG GCAGAGGTAATAGCTCATGCTGTAACAGGTACACTTAATGTGCTCAAGGCTTGCTATGAGGCAAAAGTTAAGCGAGTTGTCGTGGTGTCTTCATGCACTGCTGTGTTCATTAATCCTAACTGGCCAAAGGATAAAGCTTTCAATGAAGATAGCTGGTCAGATGAGGATATCTGCAGAAAGAATCAG GATTGGTATTACCTTTCCAAAACATTGGCGGAGCGTGAGGCCTATGTTTATGCAGCAAAAACTGGGCTGGACATTGTAACTGTTTGCCCATCACTGGTGATTGGACCCTTGATGCAATCTACAGCAAACACGACTAGTAAAATcctcattaattatttcaaag GTGATCGAGAGACTGTCGAAAATAGGCTCTGGAATGTAGTGGATGTTCGTGATGTTGCCAATGCTCTTCTTTTGACATACGAAAATTCAGGGGCGTCTGGACGATACATATGCAATTCAGCTCCAGTAAAAGTTTCTGACATGATTAACGTGCTAAGGAACTTATACCTGACTTATACTTATCCAAGAAA CTTTGTGGATGTGGAAGAAGCCTTGACAGCTTCTTCAGAGAAACTTCAGAAGCTTGGCTGGACTTTCAGGGCTACAGAAGAAACCCTTCGGGACAGCGTCGAATCCTACCAAGCATTTGGCATCCTTGGTTAA